The proteins below come from a single Arthrobacter sp. zg-Y1171 genomic window:
- the trxB gene encoding thioredoxin-disulfide reductase, whose product MGTDSVLIIGSGPAGYTAGIYAARAGLKPRILAGSVTAGGALMNTTEVENFPGFPDGILGPDLMENLRRQAEKFGALVEYDDAVSVELGAHTKRVATGSGETYKARSVILATGSVYKELGLPEEKQLNGRGISWCATCDGFFFRNQDIVVVGGGDSAMEEALFLTRFAASVTVVVRRDTLRASRIMAQRARDHAKIHFEFNSEVTAIHGTDKVTGMTLTDTVTGATRNLPAQGVFVAIGHAPRTDLLAGQVDLDPEGYIRVAAPSTQTNLDGVFACGDAVDHRYRQAITAAGTGCSAALDAERYLAAQADADSIATALVEGSLNG is encoded by the coding sequence ATGGGTACAGATTCCGTCCTGATCATCGGGTCCGGTCCGGCCGGTTACACCGCAGGGATCTACGCCGCCCGGGCCGGATTGAAACCCCGCATCCTCGCGGGCTCCGTCACCGCCGGCGGCGCCCTGATGAACACCACGGAGGTGGAGAACTTTCCGGGTTTTCCCGACGGTATCCTCGGGCCCGACCTGATGGAGAACCTGCGCAGGCAGGCGGAGAAATTCGGCGCCCTGGTGGAGTACGACGACGCCGTGTCAGTGGAGCTGGGTGCCCACACCAAGCGGGTGGCCACGGGCAGCGGGGAAACCTACAAGGCCCGCAGCGTCATCCTCGCCACCGGCTCCGTCTATAAGGAGCTGGGGCTGCCGGAGGAAAAACAGCTCAACGGCCGGGGCATTTCCTGGTGCGCCACCTGCGACGGCTTTTTCTTCCGCAACCAGGACATCGTGGTGGTCGGCGGCGGGGATTCAGCCATGGAGGAGGCACTGTTCCTGACCCGTTTCGCGGCGTCGGTGACCGTCGTCGTACGCCGGGACACGCTGCGTGCCTCCCGCATCATGGCCCAGCGGGCCCGGGACCACGCGAAGATCCACTTTGAGTTCAACAGCGAGGTCACTGCGATCCACGGGACGGACAAGGTCACGGGCATGACCCTTACGGACACCGTCACCGGCGCCACGCGGAATCTGCCGGCGCAGGGGGTTTTTGTCGCCATTGGCCATGCCCCGCGTACCGATCTCCTGGCGGGACAAGTGGATCTGGATCCGGAGGGGTACATCAGGGTCGCGGCTCCGAGCACGCAGACCAACCTGGACGGGGTCTTCGCGTGCGGCGACGCCGTGGACCACCGCTACCGGCAGGCGATTACCGCTGCGGGCACCGGCTGCTCCGCTGCGCTGGACGCGGAGCGGTATCTCGCGGCTCAGGCGGATGCCGACAGCATCGCCACCGCACTGGTGGAGGGGTCGCTGAACGGCTAG
- a CDS encoding GNAT family N-acetyltransferase produces the protein MAAALKPIELIQLPRGVIDALAAGDLPGANRQAPLELTEHFSQDRQPLWRIRSAQLEENPGDAAWITRAIFDPGLGRAVGLAGFHGPPDGNGTVEVGYSVDPAYRRQGYARAALEALLAVAAGEPSIRTVRATISPDNGASRRLVEQYGFVATGEQWDDEDGLEIVYELPAGGD, from the coding sequence GTGGCAGCGGCACTCAAACCCATTGAACTGATCCAGCTTCCCCGCGGCGTGATTGATGCGCTTGCCGCCGGTGACCTGCCCGGCGCCAACCGGCAGGCGCCTCTGGAGCTTACCGAGCACTTTTCCCAGGACCGGCAGCCGCTGTGGCGTATCCGGAGCGCGCAGCTGGAAGAGAATCCCGGGGACGCGGCCTGGATTACCCGCGCCATCTTTGACCCCGGACTGGGCCGGGCGGTGGGCCTGGCCGGGTTCCACGGCCCTCCGGACGGCAACGGCACGGTGGAAGTCGGGTACTCGGTGGACCCGGCCTACCGGCGGCAGGGCTACGCCCGTGCCGCACTGGAGGCGCTGCTTGCCGTGGCTGCCGGGGAACCCTCGATCCGCACCGTTCGGGCAACCATCAGCCCGGATAACGGTGCCTCCCGGCGGCTGGTGGAACAGTACGGGTTCGTGGCCACAGGTGAGCAATGGGATGACGAGGACGGGCTGGAGATCGTTTATGAACTCCCGGCGGGAGGCGACTGA
- a CDS encoding GNAT family N-acetyltransferase gives MIAGNLFAQQSTLTTNRLRLEPLGPEHFDGAWAALQDPEGRRLTGTHAVFTPEQIRSWLQTRAGEADRADWAIIRAEDGVYVGEVVLNDLDPDNESIGFRIALSSPKVFGLGYGTEATRAVLSHAFDDLGLHRIELEVFEFNPRARRVYEKCGFVVEGRRREALHWDGEWVDAISMAVLADDARP, from the coding sequence ATGATTGCCGGGAACCTCTTCGCGCAGCAATCCACGCTCACCACGAACCGCCTGCGGCTCGAGCCGCTGGGACCGGAGCACTTCGACGGCGCGTGGGCGGCACTGCAGGATCCGGAGGGCCGCAGGCTGACCGGCACCCACGCGGTTTTCACTCCGGAGCAGATCCGGAGCTGGCTGCAGACCCGCGCCGGTGAAGCAGACCGGGCGGACTGGGCAATAATCCGGGCCGAGGACGGTGTTTATGTGGGCGAGGTAGTGCTGAATGACCTGGACCCGGACAACGAGTCGATAGGGTTCCGCATCGCTTTGTCCTCCCCGAAGGTCTTCGGACTGGGCTACGGCACGGAAGCCACCCGCGCGGTGCTGAGCCATGCCTTTGACGACCTCGGACTGCACCGGATTGAACTGGAGGTCTTCGAGTTCAACCCGCGGGCACGGCGTGTGTATGAAAAGTGCGGGTTTGTGGTGGAGGGCCGGCGCCGAGAAGCGCTGCACTGGGACGGGGAATGGGTGGACGCGATCTCGATGGCCGTCCTTGCCGACGACGCCCGCCCCTGA
- a CDS encoding ABC transporter permease, with protein sequence MNVVLDITGRNLRLYFRDRLNLFFSLLGALVLFLLYTLFLGNQQTEGLAEMFPQAAEEDIKGFVDAWMFAGIVGITAITTGLAAVNVIVDDTASGRFRDFLVSPISRGQLVLGYLLSTVAIALIMTTVVLAVSLGYLAAVDGVVLTAGRLARTYGYLVLSCIAFGSLSAFIVTFVRTPGSFAALSTLVGTILGFAAGSYIPVGAFPEGVKNFVSALPFMQASMVVRQEMTAGPMDAVTDQPEAVAAVQDIFGITAQVGDWSVPTGYVVAVLAAMVVVFVLLAALRIRSRIR encoded by the coding sequence ATGAACGTAGTCCTGGACATCACCGGCCGGAACCTACGCCTGTACTTCCGTGACCGGCTCAACCTGTTCTTTTCCCTCCTCGGCGCACTGGTCCTGTTCCTGCTCTACACCCTGTTCCTGGGCAACCAGCAGACCGAAGGCCTGGCGGAAATGTTTCCGCAGGCCGCCGAGGAGGACATCAAGGGTTTTGTGGACGCGTGGATGTTCGCCGGGATCGTGGGTATCACCGCAATCACCACGGGGCTCGCCGCCGTGAACGTGATCGTGGATGACACCGCCAGCGGGCGTTTCCGGGACTTCCTGGTGTCCCCGATCAGCCGCGGGCAGCTGGTCCTGGGGTATCTGCTCTCCACCGTCGCGATCGCGCTGATCATGACCACAGTGGTGCTGGCCGTGAGCCTGGGATACCTGGCCGCGGTGGACGGCGTGGTGCTCACGGCGGGCCGGCTGGCCCGCACCTACGGTTACCTGGTGCTCAGCTGCATCGCGTTCGGATCATTGAGCGCCTTCATCGTCACCTTCGTCCGTACCCCGGGTTCTTTCGCGGCACTGTCCACACTGGTAGGCACCATCCTCGGCTTCGCTGCCGGCTCCTACATTCCGGTGGGGGCTTTTCCCGAGGGTGTAAAAAACTTCGTCAGCGCGCTGCCCTTTATGCAGGCCTCCATGGTGGTGCGCCAGGAAATGACCGCCGGACCCATGGACGCCGTGACGGACCAGCCCGAAGCGGTGGCCGCGGTGCAGGACATTTTCGGCATTACTGCACAGGTGGGGGACTGGTCAGTGCCCACCGGCTACGTTGTGGCTGTACTCGCGGCCATGGTGGTGGTCTTCGTCCTGCTGGCGGCGCTGCGGATCCGTTCCCGTATCCGCTGA
- a CDS encoding ABC transporter ATP-binding protein — translation MGTTDAAISVRGLTKRFGRVAAVDDLSFDVEPGSVFAFLGANGAGKSTTISCLTTVLPFDAGTVEVAGHDVRGSGGGVREAIGVVFQDSMLDPILTGRENLQTRARFYSPDKAANNARIDELGRMVGLGEFLDRRYATYSGGERRRVDIARALLHSPSIIFLDEPTAGLDPASRALVWSTIHDLRENHGLTVFLTTHYMEETEEADRVCVIEKGQIIADGTPTTLRAEYSSSILSITSSDPQALTSLARDAGVDVAGVDGNVLRLRVDRSDTARRLLAAHGDSVLDFEFRHGTMDDVFLALTGRQGEAG, via the coding sequence TTGGGAACTACGGATGCCGCAATCTCCGTTCGGGGATTGACCAAACGCTTCGGCCGGGTGGCGGCTGTGGACGATTTGTCCTTTGACGTGGAGCCAGGGAGCGTTTTCGCCTTCCTGGGTGCCAACGGTGCGGGGAAGTCCACCACCATTTCCTGCCTGACCACTGTCCTGCCGTTCGACGCCGGCACTGTCGAGGTAGCCGGGCACGACGTCCGCGGCAGCGGCGGCGGCGTCCGTGAAGCCATTGGGGTGGTGTTCCAGGATTCGATGCTGGATCCGATCCTCACCGGCCGGGAAAACCTTCAAACCCGGGCACGGTTCTATTCACCCGACAAAGCGGCCAATAATGCCCGCATTGATGAGCTGGGCCGGATGGTCGGCCTGGGGGAATTCCTCGACCGGCGCTATGCCACCTATTCCGGCGGAGAACGACGCCGCGTGGACATCGCCCGGGCGCTGCTGCACTCGCCGTCGATCATCTTCCTGGACGAACCCACCGCCGGCCTGGATCCGGCCAGCCGTGCCCTCGTCTGGTCCACCATCCACGACCTGCGGGAAAACCACGGCCTCACCGTTTTCCTGACTACCCATTACATGGAGGAAACCGAGGAAGCGGACCGGGTCTGCGTGATTGAGAAGGGGCAGATCATTGCCGACGGCACGCCCACCACGCTGCGCGCCGAATACAGCAGCAGCATCCTCTCCATCACCTCCTCCGACCCGCAGGCGCTGACGTCCCTGGCCCGCGACGCCGGGGTCGATGTCGCCGGGGTGGACGGCAACGTGCTGCGGCTGCGGGTAGACCGCTCCGATACCGCCCGCCGTCTCCTCGCGGCGCACGGCGACAGCGTCCTGGACTTCGAATTCCGCCACGGGACCATGGACGACGTCTTCCTGGCCCTGACCGGCCGGCAGGGGGAAGCAGGATGA
- a CDS encoding GNAT family N-acetyltransferase: MSTTFRRMTPDDASAVTAFLASNRFPFHVNTAPDEFQANKRVAEGHFWSKESQGYWVQHGGKDIGLVVLEDLEDDNPVFDLRLAESQRGRGLGVEVVRALCRLAFTELPDIVRFEGQTREDNIAMRKTFLRAGFVKEAHYRQAWPTADGTRLASVAYAILRSDWENNTVTPLEFDDLLLDA; this comes from the coding sequence ATGTCCACCACCTTCCGCAGGATGACCCCTGACGACGCCAGTGCGGTCACTGCCTTCCTGGCCTCAAACCGGTTCCCCTTCCATGTGAATACGGCGCCCGACGAGTTCCAGGCGAACAAGCGGGTGGCGGAGGGGCACTTCTGGAGCAAGGAATCCCAGGGGTACTGGGTGCAGCACGGCGGCAAAGACATTGGGCTGGTGGTCCTGGAGGACCTTGAGGACGACAACCCTGTCTTTGACCTTCGCCTGGCGGAAAGCCAGCGCGGCCGCGGACTGGGCGTGGAGGTGGTTCGGGCCTTGTGTCGGCTGGCCTTCACCGAATTGCCGGATATTGTCCGGTTTGAAGGCCAGACACGGGAAGACAACATTGCCATGCGTAAAACGTTCCTGCGGGCAGGGTTCGTCAAAGAGGCCCACTACCGGCAGGCGTGGCCGACGGCGGACGGCACCCGGCTTGCCTCCGTGGCCTATGCGATACTTCGCTCGGACTGGGAAAACAACACGGTGACTCCACTGGAATTCGACGACCTGCTCCTGGATGCATAG
- a CDS encoding four-helix bundle copper-binding protein gives MALITEMLENHPAGPRTSDPRLLVECLLACGECAQVCNACADACLSEEMVGELVSCIRIDLDCAEICATTSAVLSRTGATGPATASLLHACIAACAACAEECQQHAAMHPHCRICAEACRRCINACEKLLTSRG, from the coding sequence ATGGCCCTGATCACCGAAATGCTCGAAAACCATCCCGCCGGCCCCCGCACATCGGATCCCCGCCTCCTGGTCGAGTGCCTGCTGGCCTGCGGTGAATGTGCCCAGGTCTGCAATGCCTGCGCGGACGCCTGCCTGAGCGAGGAAATGGTGGGCGAGCTGGTCAGCTGCATCCGCATCGACCTGGACTGTGCCGAGATCTGCGCGACCACGTCCGCAGTGCTGTCCCGAACAGGTGCCACGGGGCCGGCGACCGCCAGCCTGCTGCATGCCTGCATTGCAGCCTGCGCCGCGTGTGCCGAGGAATGCCAGCAGCACGCCGCCATGCACCCGCATTGCCGGATCTGCGCGGAAGCCTGCCGCCGCTGCATCAACGCCTGCGAAAAACTGCTGACCTCACGCGGTTAG
- a CDS encoding mycothiol transferase — protein sequence MDESDLLIDAFGRLPGAVRRAVNNLDAGALNHRPYPDGNSIAWLIWHLSRVEDHQIAEVSGQEQAWTADGWAKRLGLPLAVEDTGYGHTSEQVALVQVHSAELLLGYYDDVHSRTEAFVSGLSGEDLGRIVDRAWDPPVTLGVRLVSTFADCLEHVGQAAYVRGMVLAH from the coding sequence ATGGACGAAAGCGATCTCCTTATCGATGCCTTCGGACGGCTCCCCGGCGCAGTCCGGCGGGCAGTGAACAACCTCGACGCCGGTGCACTGAATCACCGCCCCTATCCGGACGGAAACTCCATTGCCTGGCTGATTTGGCACCTGAGCCGGGTGGAGGACCACCAGATTGCCGAGGTGTCGGGGCAGGAGCAGGCCTGGACCGCCGACGGCTGGGCCAAAAGGTTGGGGCTGCCGCTGGCGGTGGAGGACACCGGCTACGGGCATACCTCCGAGCAGGTGGCGCTGGTCCAGGTGCACTCCGCGGAGCTGCTGCTGGGCTATTACGACGACGTGCATTCCCGCACCGAGGCCTTCGTCTCGGGACTGTCGGGCGAGGACCTGGGCCGGATCGTGGACCGGGCCTGGGATCCGCCGGTCACGCTGGGCGTCCGGCTGGTGAGCACCTTCGCGGACTGCCTTGAGCACGTGGGGCAGGCGGCCTATGTCCGGGGAATGGTGCTGGCGCACTAA